One Nicotiana tomentosiformis chromosome 1, ASM39032v3, whole genome shotgun sequence genomic window, AGAAGGATGAAAAGATTAGGATATGTGTGGATTACCAAGATCTCAAtaaagcaagtcccaaagatgactTTCCTCTGCCTAATATCCATATCCTTATTGACAACTATGAGAAGCATGATTTACAATCGTTCATGGATTGTTTTGCTGGATATCACCAGATTTTGATGCATGAAGAAGATGCAAAAAAGACAACATTCACTATGCCATGGGGAGTTTACTGCTACAGGGTCGTGCCATTTGGCCTCAAGAATATTggtgccacctacatgagggccataaCAACCATTTGTCATGACATGTTGcataaagagattgaagtatatgtggaTGAATTCATCATCAAGTCATGGAAGAGTGCAAATCATTTGAGTGACTTGAGGAAGTTCTTTGAATGGTTGCGAAGGTActatttgaagttgaatcctgtgAAGTGCGCATTTGGAGTTCCCGTTGGAAAATTATGGGGTTTCATCGTGAGAAAGAAGGGAATAGAGTTGGATCTCTCGAAGATTAAGGCTATTTAGGACTTGCCTCCtcccaaaagaaagaaggacatAATGAGCTTTCTTGGGAGACTAAATTACATCAGCCGATTCATAGCCCAATCAACAGTAATCTATGAATAAATTATCAAGTTGTTGAAGAAAGATGTCGCTACGAATGGACAGAGGAATGCCAAAAGGCTTTCGATAGAATCAAATAGTACTTATCTAGTCCGCCAGTTCTGGTTCCTCCTGAACCTGGGAAGCCGCTGTTACTATATTTGTTCCTCTTGTATAATACATTTGGATGCATGTTAGGGCAACATGACGAGACCGGAAAGAAAGAACATGTTATTTACTACTTGAGCAAGAAATTCACGCCATACAAAGACATATACACCTTGTTAAAATAGACATGTTGTACTTTAACTTGGATCGCTCAGAAGTTAAGACATTACTTGTCAGCATATACCACATATTTGGTACCCAGATTTGACTCGCTCAAGTACATCTTTAAGAAGACGATGCCTACGGGAAAATCAAAAAAATGGCAGATACTTCTCAGTCAGTTCCACATCGTATACGCGACAAAGAAAGCTATTAAAGGACAAGCATTGGCCTATCATCTCGCTGAATCAAATGGTGGAAAAAAATTACGAACCACTTACCACGTATTTCCCATATGAAGAAGTGTTGTTAACTTAGGAAGAAATTTCAGAGTCATAATCAAGatggaggatgttcttcgatgAAGCTGCAAATTTCAAGGGAGTTGGAATTGGGGCAGTCTTAATCTCCGAATCAGGACAACATTACTCGATTTCAGCAAAGATAAGGTTCCTCTGTATAAATAATATGGTGGAGTACAAAGCATGCATCATTTGAATTAGGATGGAGGCCGATATGAACGTCAaggaacttttggtcataggagattctgATTTGCTGATCCACCAAGTCCAAAAAGAATGGACCACCAAGAACGTCAAGATCATTCCATACTTGCATTGTGTAAAGGAATTGTGTAAGAATTTCACTAAGATTGAGTTCAAACATGTTCTCAGAATCTTGAATGAGTTTGTCGATACTATTACAACATTGTCATCCATGATTCAACACCCGTACAAGAACTTCATTGACCCTATCGAAGTAGAAATCCAGGATCTGCACGCGTACTACTTCTATGTAGATGAAGAACCAAATGGCAAACCTTGGTATCATGAAATCAAGTGGTTCCTCGAGGTGAGAGAATATCCAGAGAGTGACACTAATGGTCAGAAGCGagcattgaggatattggcaaaTCATTTTTTCCTTAATAGGGAAGTCATGTGTAGGAGGACCCCGGGCTTGGGTCTATTAAGGTGTGTAGATGTTGCTGAAGCAACGAGATTATTGAAAGAAATACATATGGGAATGTGCGGGCTTCACATGAACGGTTTCACTTTAGCCAAGAATATTCTAAGGGCTGGATACTTTTAGATGACCATGGAAAAGGACTGTATTCGATATGTGTAGAAATGTCACCATTGCCAGATTCACGAGGATTTCATCAGTGTTCCGCCAAATGAGTTGAATGTGATGGGTTCTTCTTGGCCGTTCGTCGCTAGGGGCATGTATGTAATTGGACCCATAGAACCGGCCGCATCAAATGGACATTGTTTTATCTTGGTAGCCATCgattacttcactaaatgggtcaAATCTTCCACATACATGGATGTTACCAAGAAGGTAGTGGCAGATTTCGTCCATAACAACATAGTCTGCCGATTCGGGATCCCGGAGTCATTcataactaacaatgaagccaaTCTCAACAGCGATCTCATAAGGGAAatttaagttcaaaatcatccatCATAATTCCACAACATATAGACCACATATGAATGAAGCAGTTGAAGCATCTAACAAGAACATAGAGAGGATCTAGCGAatgatagtggacaatcacatgCAATGGCATAAGAAACTATCATTTTCCCTACTTGGTTACTGCACCAATATGAGGACGTCTACCGAGGCAACGCCGTACATTCTGGTATATGGTACTGAAGTTGTAATACCTGCAGAGGTCAAAATACCATCTTTAAGAATTATCCAGGAAGCCAAGTTTCACTATGCGGAATGGGTACGTGTCAGGCAAGAACAACTCATGCTCATCGATGAAAAGAGGATGGATGTCGTTTGCCATGGTCAGTTGTATCAAAATAGAATGGCCAACATATTCAATAGGAAAGTGAAACCCTGGCAATTCATGATGGGACAGCTGGTTTTGAAGAGGATATTTCCCTATCAAGAAGAAGCTAAGGGGAAATTCGCGCCAAATTAGCAGGGTCCTTATGTGGTCTATCAGGTATTGTCCGTAGGAGCATTAATCTTAGCAGAAATGGATAGTAGAGTGTGCACGAAGCCCATAAATTCAGATGATCAAGAGATACTACATTTGAAGGCGATAGAATTATGTTTCTGTGCAACATAACTACGCCTGACCTGACTTCCCACGGTAGGATACGTAAGCAACCCACGTAGGGTCCAGTCCCAcctttgtaatagaaaatccaaatatcattttcatGTATTCAAAACTACGCCATGACTTGATTTCCTTTGGCTAAAATACGTAGGCAATCTATGTCGGATTCAGTCATTTACTGTAACCGAACTATgttttgacctgattccatttggatacatagGCAGTTTGAGTCAGACTCAGTCATATCATTTCAAAATTCTATCattttgcatctattgtaatCGAACTATGTTTTGACctaattccatttggatacgtaggatGCCTGAGTTAGGCTCGGTTCAATATTTTATTTACACATACCCTCAAACTATGCTCAGACCTGATTCCTTTGGATACATAAGTAACCTGAAAAGTTTCGGTCACCACCCTAGGAAAGCCTTTGTAATGCATTGTCTAGATTAGGAAATGATCGCATCAGCAAGGAAGCTACATCATCAAGGGCATATCCAGGAAGGCGTCGTTAGAAGAGTAGAGCCACCCAGAAATGATACTCGTATCGAAGGAAGCATCAAAATATGTCATAATCCAGAATGACGGAGTTTGCCATAAACATaaatcattttttaaaaaataacttttcCACTTGCCAAACCTCATGACATAATCCAACTAATTCAGGGCAAGGCCAGGTTTACGATCAATACGGATCAACTCCCTTCCCctactaagaatttttctttgagaGCAGGATTGACAAGAATCAAAAGGCGCAAGATAGCACCAGAATCAACGCCAGACTCGCTACAACTTCATGAGCTCTCAATTCTCCTTTATCGTTCAATTCATTTTAGTCTCATATAGCTAAGGATTAACATTGAATTCTTTACAAGTATCATAGAGCCAAGCCTTCGACACAACCAGATCACCGTCTGCTCTGCCAATCAGAGCAACTTGTACATATCAAATCGTTTGCTCTGCCAATCAGATCAGCTTGTACGTATGTAACTATTTACTCTGACAATCGGAGCACCTTCTACATATCAAACCTTCTGCTCTGCCAATCGAATCACCTTGTATATATCAAACCGTTTGCTCTACCAATCAGAGCACCTTATACAGATCGCATCGTCTGCTCTTCCAAATAGAGAACTTTTGTATATATCGCACTGTTGCTCCACCAGATCGGAGATTCCAAAATAGAATGTGCAAACCTCGTCGCCAACTTTGCCAATCGAACGACGGACCATTCAATTTCATCATATGTTCCACTGATGGATGATCGTAAATTAGTT contains:
- the LOC117273011 gene encoding uncharacterized protein; amino-acid sequence: MIVDNHMQWHKKLSFSLLGYCTNMRTSTEATPYILVYGTEVVIPAEVKIPSLRIIQEAKFHYAEWVRVRQEQLMLIDEKRMDVVCHGQLYQNRMANIFNRKVKPWQFMMGQLVLKRIFPYQEEAKGKFAPN
- the LOC138909133 gene encoding uncharacterized protein; the encoded protein is MEADMNVKELLVIGDSDLLIHQVQKEWTTKNVKIIPYLHCVKELCKNFTKIEFKHVLRILNEFVDTITTLSSMIQHPYKNFIDPIEVEIQDLHAYYFYVDEEPNGKPWYHEIKWFLEVREYPESDTNGQKRALRILANHFFLNREVMCRRTPGLGLLRCVDVAEATRLLKEIHMGMCGLHMNGFTLAKNILRAGYF